Below is a window of Sporosarcina ureae DNA.
TGCAAGCCGCCATCAATAAAGGCGAAAAGCCAAGTCTTGAGTTGTTGAATCAATTGAAAGGACAGTTGGAAGCTAGCGAGCAAAAGATTGTGGATGCGCGAAATCAATTTGATGCGAATAGCCAAAAGGCGATTACTGATGCAATTGAACAACTGCAGACTTTTGATGAGGGATTACGTGATCGATTCAATGAACTCCAAGCCTCAAAGACAGAAATTGATGAGAAGCTTGCAGGATTGTTAGGGACAGCAGAAGATCCAAAGGTTACGATTGGCGTACTTCAAACGATGGTAGATCGTATCGATAATGGGCTGTCAGCAATTGGATCGATTACAAGTGGACTAACAGATTTAGAGAAGTTCATTCATTCCGATAAGCTTTCTGGAGAGATTGAACGCATCAAAACGGTGCAAAACAGTTTATCATCTGCCAATTCATCTGTAGACGGCTTAGTTGGTCGAATCAATGAATCAAAAGCAAATGGAAAGAAACATTTGGCTGAAGTCGATCGCGTATCCGGAGAATTGGATCGCTCGGTTGGGGAAGCTATTGATTTCGTCAACAGTGATTTGACAAGAAAGTATAAGTCGGCGATGCGTGACGCAACAAATGCTTTATATGATGTGTCCGACGTATTGGATGAAGTGAATGGACGGATTCCACGTTTGCGTACGGCACTTGAAAAGGCAGAAGCAGGGGTTGCGCTAGGGAAAACGGATTTAGCGAAAGCGGAGAAGTACTTCCCGGAAGCGCGTGAAACGATTGAAACGATGGCGGAGAAGATCCGTAAATTAGAAGAAGACGGCGACTTGGATAGATTATTGGATGTTCTCGCAACAGATCCTACTGGTGTTAGTAAGTTTTTCGCTGAACCGGTAGTATTGGATGAGCACCAGCTATATCCAATTCCGAACTACGGTTCCGCAATGAGCCCGTTCTATACAACGCTATCATTATGGGTCGGTGCGTTGTTAATGGTCTCCACGTTAAAAGTGGACATTCGGGAGAAAACACGGTTCAAGAGTTACCAAACGTATATTGGACGGTTAATCATCTTCGCCGGGATCGGGACGATTCAATCATTGATCGTCACGCTAGGTGAGATATTTATCATGGACGTCTATGTGGTGAATAAGCTGCCATTTGTGATATTCGGTGTGATCATTAGTGTTGTATTCGTTACTATTGTCTACACACTCGTATCCGTATTTGGTAACACTGGAAAAGTCATCGCAATTATTTTGATGGTCATGCAGCTCGGTGCGTCAGGCGGAACATTCCCGATCCAGATGGCACCCGAATTCTTCCAACGCATTTCTGCATTCATGCCGTTCACCCATGCAATCACTTTATTGCGTGAATCCATTGGGGGCATTATCTGGGCGGTGGCTTGGAAACAAATTCTCTACCTGTTCATCTATTTCGCTTTATCGCTAGGTGTGGGAATAGGATTGAAGAAATTCTTTAATAAATCGAGCGATAAGTTTATTGAGAAAGCGAAGGAAAGTAATATTGTGATGTGATGATAAATAAAGGCTGCATGGAAAGTTATTAATAACTTTTCATGCAGCCTTTTTACGTGTATCTAAACTTTATAGAATAAAATCCGTTAGAATAGCTTCATTTGTTGAGAATTATTCTTGTCATCGATTCCATTAACATAACCCATATCTCGAAATCCTTTTGATCGCTTCTTGGCCATATTTATTAGAATGGGAACCTTTTGGTCAATATAGTCATACACACGTACTTCTTGCTTTTCGGAATAGTTACGATGTAATCTTCCTACATATTGAGTAAGAAGACCTTTCCAGGAGATAGGCATAGTTAAAAATAATGCATCTAATCGAGGTAAATCAAATCCTTCACCAATATACTTGCCAGTCGCAATAATTACTAATTCATCTTCACTTGGTAAATTACGAATCATGTTCAATGCTCGTTCTTGTTCCTTTTTTGATAGTTCTCCTGAAAGAATAACAATATTTTTTGAGAAGCCCTTGAGCAAGTCATGTAGTATTTTAACATGGTTAACTCTTTCGGTTAGAATTAATGGTGTCCTACCATCTTCTAATGCTAAAAGTACGTCATCGAAAATAAGTCGATTTCGCTTATCGTCCACTGCAATTTCATTGTACATTTGCTGTATGCTTTCAGATTTAGTTTTATATGAAGTTTTTCTTTCATAGATTAGATGATGGAAAGGTCGTATGAGAGCCTGTTCTTTAGCATCAGTTTTATATAAGATTGGTCCGCATTGCATGGTGATTATTGGGTGAAGTCCATCCCTACGTGTAGGTGTAGCAGTCAGGCCATAAACATATTTTGCTCGAACCATTTTCATCAGTTTTTCTGAAGTATATGCTGATAAATGATGACATTCATCTACTATGATCTGTCCATATTGAGTAATGATAGGATTAATACCTTTAGAAGTTAGAGTTTGTATTGTTGCTACATCAATATTTCCAGTAGCTACTTGTTTTCCACCACCAAATTGTCCTATTTCCTTATGTGATAAGTTCAAGAATATTGAGAGTTGATCAATCCACTGATTTAGTAGTTGTTTTCGATTGACTATAATAAGTGTATTGACTTTTTGGTCAGCAATCAAAGCTGCGGCTGTTACTGTTTTTCCGAATCCTGTAGTGGCTGCTAGAATTCCGCTATCATTTTCTTTCAGCTGTTTTAGCGCATCCAACTGTTGTGGAGATAAAGTTCCAGAGAAGTGTGTTTCTATTGGATGACCTAAAAAGCGTTCATTTGCCCAGTCTACTTTAATACCTTTAGATGTTAGTAAATCTTGAATAGCTTGTTCGCATCCCCTAGGAAGAATTAAGTGGGTAGTAGTCTTATCGAAACTTTCAATGAGGGGAGGGATGATATAGGTAGATAATCGTTTAGCTTTTGCTTTAAAATATTCAGGATTTCCAAAAGTAGCTAAGTTTTCGAGTTGTGAAGTAAGTGAATCAGAAAGATCTTCTAGCTTGAAATGAATGCCATTCTTTTTAATGACTTTTAACGCGCTCTGCTCTTTAATAGATTTACTAATATTATTCCGTACATTAAGTAGTTTCAAATAGTTATTCATAGCATTCTCGTCTACTTTATTTAGGCAAGATAGGTATAGCCACTGATCTTCAAATGGTTTAAAGTTATCATTAACAAAAACGCTATTGCCTACATCCCGGGCATAGCGTTGTAAAGGTAATGCGATTAGGTTCCCTAAACTATTATTGTTTTTAAGGAAGTCCTGGCTTGGAAACAAACGGTCAAAAGACTTTAATTCAGCTGTTGTGTTCTTATCGACATAGTTAATAAGTGTTTTGCCAAGGGTGCGAGCTAATGAAGAAGGTAAGGCTTCTGAAAAGAAAATCCATACATGCGCTCCATTACCAGAACGAGATCTTTCAATGCTAATAGGAAGCTGAATCTTTCTGCAGATATTTACGAACGCTAATACATCGTCTTGCCAATTTTTTATCAAAGTCGACTACAAGAAACCAACAAGAGTTATCTATTAACAATGGATATAAACCGACAACGTGCTTCCCACTTAAATGGTCGTAAACAGTTTGATCGGTAAGAGGGATGAAGGCTTTATTCTTACGAGCTGGTGAATATCCGCTCTTTCCATTATCTAAATCCCATCGAGTTGCATAAACATCCATTCTACCTCGAAATAAACTTTGAAATAACTGAACCTTTTCTTGTGCGGTCGAAGTATCGGTAACTAAACTGGTAGATTCTTTAATCTGAAATGCAGGTAAATGGTTCTGTACTATCATTTTTAAGTATTTATTTTCTGTATGAAGTTTTTCTAGTTCAAGATTCAATTCTCGTTCAGACTTCTTCATAAACAATGCACCTCTTATATTTTAATTCAGTAATTCGCTATACTTAGTTTACTAAGAAAATTAGATTAAATACAAGAGGGTTTTGAATATTCAATGCAATGACTTTTTATATACAACATATAACATTAGCCACTTTACCTGTTCTCCATTAAACTCCAAACGGTTTTGATAATATCATCACACTTGACGAACAATGTACTCTCCAACACGAATGTGTTCGTAGTGCCGTCATTCAACTCTACGGTAATGCCATTCGGTACGATGCCTAATACATATGACGAATCAATATTATTGATATCCTGAATAGTAAATTCCATCGCGTCTCTTTTGAAATGCATATTTCGTGGCTGGAAAAGAAAGCGTTGATCTGTAATAAATAAATCCCCACTAACGTAATCTATGCTTTTGCGTAAATCTACCGGAATTTCATATAGGACATTTTCATTTTCATGAGAAACTATCATACCGATCTCTCCTTTATGGATAGTAACGAAGACTCCATTTCCATTTTACCTATATAAATATGTATAAACAAGTGATGTTGATTCTTTTAGCGAAGAGGTGAGTGGGGGTAGTTGCTCTATTTGATGTGGTATCCGCTCTATCGTCCGCGTTATCCGCTCTATGCGCCGCGTTATCCGCTCTATCATCCGCGCTATCCGCTCTATGCGAGATCGCGCCCGCTCTATCGGCCGTGATATTCGCTCTAACAGGGTCCGCATCCGCTCTTATCGGCCGCGTTATCCGCTCTATGCGAGCCCGCGCCCGCTCTATCGGCTGGGATATCCGCTCTATGCGAGCCCGCGCCCGCTCTATCGGCTGGGATATCCGCTCTATGCGAGCCCGCGCCCGCTCTATCAGCCGCGCTATCCGCTCTATGCGAGATCGCGCCCGCTCTATCGGCCGTGATATTCGCTCTATCAGGGTCCGCGACCGCTCTATCAGCCGCGCTATCCGCTCTATGCGAGCCCGCATCCGCTCTATCAGCCGCGTTATCCGCTCTATGCGATTCCGTGACCGCTCTATCCACCGAGTTATCCGCTCTATCACCCGCGCTATCCGCTCTATGCCAGCCCACGACCGCTCTATTTCCCTATTGACACTAAAAAACCTTGTCTGTTATCATTATGTGTAACCGGTACCACATATGAATGTGTTACCGGTTACATATCGAGAGATTGTAGGTGGAATAGTTGGCTAATATACGGGATGTCGCGCAACATGCAGGGGTTTCAGTAGCGACTGTTTCACGTTATTTAAATAATAAAGGATACATAAGTGAAGAAGCGAAACGAGTCATTGGCAAAGCCGTTGAGGAATTGAACTATGAGCCAAGCATGATCGCGCGTTCGCTCAGTACGAAGCAATCGACGTTTATTGGATTGATTGTGCCAGATATCGTCAATCCATTTTTTCCGGAACTTGCACGTGCGATAGAAGATATCGCGTTAGCTTATGGATACACTGTCATCCTATGCAATTCAGATGAAGACTTGGAAAAGGAAATTAATTATGTCCGAACGCTTCAGCAGAAATATGTAGCCGGTTTTATTGTGGCGACGAGTCATGTAGAGGCTGAACATTACACCGGTTTGGACGTTCCGATCGTAGCGATTGACCGCAGAATTCATTCGTCGATTCCGTATATTGCGACGGATAACCGCGAAGGTGCGCGCATTGGAACGGAGCATTTATTACAGAGTGGCTGTAAAAATATTCTTTGTATGCGAGGGCCATCGGGATTAGGTCCTGCAGATGATCGATTTGCTGGGTTCAATGATGCTGTGAACGGGAAAGATATAGAAACTCATATTATTGAATGTCCCTTCCATTTTGAAATAGCTGAGACGATGGTGAAGAAGGTGTTGCAAGACGTGCCGATCGATGGGATTTTTGCGAGTAGTGATGTCACCGCGGCAGGTGCAATGAAGGCTGCGTATTCTTTAGGCATACACGTACCGGATCAGCTTCAAATCGTAGGGTATGACGGAACGATGCTAGCGAGCCAATTAACACCAGGCCTAACAACGGTTGCTCAGGACTTATACAAAATTGGTGCGATGGCGGCAAGAATGCTTATTAAATTAATTGAAGGGCACGAGCTGACGGAGCGTGAAGTACTAATTCCGGCAGAGTTGCTCATTCGTGAGACGACAAGGAGTGAGACGTAATGATAACGGTCATTGGCAGTGCCAATATGGATTTGGTAGTCGGCACGGAGAATTTTCCGGATCAAGGCGAGACGGTTCTTGGAAATGTGTTCGATACGGTGCCGGGTGGAAAAGGCGCGAATCAGGCAATTGCGGCAGCGCGACTAGGTAGCGAAACGCATATGGCGGCTTGTGTAGGGAATGATATGTTCGGTACGAGTATATTGAATAATCTAGAGCAAAACAAAGTCGGTGTCACAGGTGTTCGTGTGGTTGAAGGAGCTTCCGGTATTGCGAATATTTTACTATCGGAAGGAGATAATCGGATTATCGTCGTTCCAGGCGCCAATTCTTCGTTGATGCCTAGTTATATTGACGAAATTGAGGAACTCATCAAGCGCAGTAAACTGGTGATGCTTCAATTGGAAATCCCTA
It encodes the following:
- a CDS encoding GRAM domain-containing protein, translated to MIVSHENENVLYEIPVDLRKSIDYVSGDLFITDQRFLFQPRNMHFKRDAMEFTIQDINNIDSSYVLGIVPNGITVELNDGTTNTFVLESTLFVKCDDIIKTVWSLMENR
- a CDS encoding LacI family DNA-binding transcriptional regulator, with product MANIRDVAQHAGVSVATVSRYLNNKGYISEEAKRVIGKAVEELNYEPSMIARSLSTKQSTFIGLIVPDIVNPFFPELARAIEDIALAYGYTVILCNSDEDLEKEINYVRTLQQKYVAGFIVATSHVEAEHYTGLDVPIVAIDRRIHSSIPYIATDNREGARIGTEHLLQSGCKNILCMRGPSGLGPADDRFAGFNDAVNGKDIETHIIECPFHFEIAETMVKKVLQDVPIDGIFASSDVTAAGAMKAAYSLGIHVPDQLQIVGYDGTMLASQLTPGLTTVAQDLYKIGAMAARMLIKLIEGHELTEREVLIPAELLIRETTRSET
- a CDS encoding DEAD/DEAH box helicase family protein yields the protein MNNYLKLLNVRNNISKSIKEQSALKVIKKNGIHFKLEDLSDSLTSQLENLATFGNPEYFKAKAKRLSTYIIPPLIESFDKTTTHLILPRGCEQAIQDLLTSKGIKVDWANERFLGHPIETHFSGTLSPQQLDALKQLKENDSGILAATTGFGKTVTAAALIADQKVNTLIIVNRKQLLNQWIDQLSIFLNLSHKEIGQFGGGKQVATGNIDVATIQTLTSKGINPIITQYGQIIVDECHHLSAYTSEKLMKMVRAKYVYGLTATPTRRDGLHPIITMQCGPILYKTDAKEQALIRPFHHLIYERKTSYKTKSESIQQMYNEIAVDDKRNRLIFDDVLLALEDGRTPLILTERVNHVKILHDLLKGFSKNIVILSGELSKKEQERALNMIRNLPSEDELVIIATGKYIGEGFDLPRLDALFLTMPISWKGLLTQYVGRLHRNYSEKQEVRVYDYIDQKVPILINMAKKRSKGFRDMGYVNGIDDKNNSQQMKLF